From the genome of Populus alba chromosome 10, ASM523922v2, whole genome shotgun sequence, one region includes:
- the LOC118033524 gene encoding photosystem II reaction center proteins PsbY, chloroplastic → MAATMAAMAILNARCLSINSNKNINPTKPSTKPVSLLSMQNLARGLTISKPADNTVLTGAAIAGAIFTTLSSCEPAFAAQQIAEIAEGDNRGIALLLPLIPAIAWVLFNILQPALNQINRMRQTKGVIVGLGLGGLAASGFISTPDASASEIAMIADATTDNRGTLLLIVVAPAILWVLYNILQPALNQINKMRSQ, encoded by the coding sequence ATGGCAGCAACCATGGCAGCAATGGCAATACTCAATGCCAGGTGCTTGAGCATTAACTCCAACAAGAACATCAATCCCACcaagccatcaacaaaacctgtCTCTCTTCTCTCCATGCAAAACCTCGCAAGAGGCCTAACCATCTCAAAACCAGCAGATAACACTGTCCTCACCGGTGCTGCTATTGCCGGTGCTATCTTCACAACCTTGAGCTCATGTGAACCTGCCTTTGCTGCGCAACAAATAGCTGAAATAGCAGAAGGTGACAACCGTGGTATAGCGCTCTTGCTACCACTCATACCAGCCATAGCTTGGGTGCTCTTCAACATCCTCCAACCAGCACTCAACCAAATTAACCGCATGCGTCAGACCAAGGGGGTCATCGTTGGGCTTGGACTTGGTGGATTGGCTGCATCAGGTTTCATATCAACACCAGACGCATCAGCTAGTGAGATTGCCATGATTGCTGATGCAACAACTGACAACAGGGGCACTCTTCTGTTGATCGTCGTTGCTCCTGCTATTCTATGGGTGCTCTACAATATTCTACAACCGGCTTTGAACCAAATCAACAAGATGCGGTCTCAGTGA
- the LOC118033525 gene encoding uncharacterized protein, whose product MQNMKPKPPMLVYFVISLILSLPLLFFFFCFKTTTYTPPGNPNSDLKIRPGYTTYKTYIQRQLNKTLNPKLRKIWTTRDWDRKIQVFADFFQVLKQENLLFNESKALCIGARVGQEVEALRRIGVSDSVGMDLVPYPPLVVEGDFHRQPFDDGTFDFEFSNVFDHALFPDKFVGEIERTLKPGGICVLHVALSRRADKYSANDLYSVKPLVKLFTNSKVVRVRKVDGFGLDTEVVFRKIEKQDREMIRGSR is encoded by the coding sequence ATGCAGAACATGAAACCAAAACCACCCATGCTCGTATACTTCGTTATCTCCCTCATCCTCTCCCTccccctccttttcttcttcttctgcttcaaaACCACCACCTACACGCCACCCGGAAACCCCAACTCTGACCTAAAGATCCGGCCCGGGTACACCACGTACAAAACCTACATACAACGTCAGCTAAACAAGACCCTCAATCCAAAACTGAGAAAAATATGGACAACCCGTGATTGGGACCGCAAAATCCAAGTCTTTGCTGACTTCTTCCAAGTTTTGAAACAAGAAAACCTTCTCTTCAACGAATCCAAGGCCCTGTGTATCGGTGCCCGTGTAGGGCAAGAGGTCGAGGCCTTACGACGCATCGGCGTGTCGGACTCCGTTGGTATGGACCTGGTGCCGTATCCACCCCTCGTTGTGGAGGGTGATTTCCATCGCCAGCCGTTCGATGATGGGACTTTTGACTTTGAGTTCTCAAACGTGTTTGATCACGCTCTGTTTCCGGACAAGTTCGTTGGAGAGATCGAACGGACGTTGAAGCCCGGCGGGATATGTGTCTTACACGTGGCGCTTTCTAGAAGGGCTGATAAGTACTCGGCCAATGATTTGTACAGTGTTAAACCGTTGGTTAAATTGTTTACGAATTCTAAGGTTGTTCGTGTCCGGAAAGTTGATGGGTTTGGGTTGGATACAGAAGTGGTGTTTAGGAAGATCGAAAAACAAGATCGGGAGATGATCCGAGGATCCCGATGA
- the LOC140956004 gene encoding LOW QUALITY PROTEIN: uncharacterized protein (The sequence of the model RefSeq protein was modified relative to this genomic sequence to represent the inferred CDS: inserted 1 base in 1 codon), whose protein sequence is MSLDKYFKRKSLEDEESIKASSQVTQSSSKKSHIEINPDTLLADPGLRRPIYEYHINDRDAIRRAYLQKGPCQPSHYDFPQKQFGNISTLRRFNPAWFGAYPTWLEYSIAKDAAFCLYCYLFKSKEGVDSFVGDGFSNWKKRERFDLHIGKSNSSHNAARIKCENLMNEKQSIMSLLSEQTVKSQSDYRTRLNASIECARFLLHQGLPFRGHDECECSSNQGNYLELLHFLSRNNEAIKRVTFSEALKHNKLTSPDIQXDITQAAAEEITNVIIKDLGESLFSILIDESRDISIKEQMAVVIRYVDNNGHIIEHFLGIQHVSDTTASSLKAAIEALFSKHGLSISRLRGQGYDGASNMRGEFNGLKALILNNNPSAYYVHCFAHRLQLTLVAVTKKHNEVGDVFNFISSIINIVGASCKMMEVIREKQYARIIEGLENIAMFSSVLDVLEIIREDGMNSEQRTKAIVLIALQRKDQDIENAMSLLKTSKEQSLLEEVSSFCIKHDIDILNMDDEYKLRGRSRRKSQGITNLHHFRYELFNNIIDIQLTELDDRFTETSMELLLCVACLSPNDSFSTFNKEKLIRLALFYPSEFSIVDLMVLGDQLDTYIIDLRGDDEFSGIEGIASLAEKMVKTKKNLIFPLVYMLIKLSLLLPVTTATVERVFSAMHIVKSRLRNKMGDKWMNDSLVVYIEKDIFDKIDNEAIMKRFQKYENNLKRTIII, encoded by the exons atgtcacTGGACAAGTATTTCAAGCGTAAATCCCTTGAGGATGAGGAGTCAATCAAAGCTTCAAGTCAAGTAACTCaatcaagttcaaagaaaagtCATATTGAAATCAACCCCGACACTCTTCTAGCTGACCCTGGCTTAAGAAGACCAATTTATGAGTACCATATAAATGATAGGGATGCAATCCGAAGAGCTTATCTACAAAAAGGTCCTTGTCAACCTTCACACTATGATTTTCCTCAAAAACAATTTGGGAATATATCAACACTACGACGCTTTAATCCGGCTTGGTTTGGTGCATACCCAACATGGTTAGAGTACAGTATAGCCAAAGATGCTGCCTTTTGCTTGTATTGTTACCTCTTCAAGTCAAAAGAGGGTGTTGATTCATTTGTGGGTGATGGGTtttcaaattggaaaaaaagggaaagatttGATCTTCATATTGGAAAGTCTAATAGTAGTCACAATGCAGCTCGGATAAAATGTGAgaatttgatgaatgaaaaacaaagtatcATGTCTTTGTTGTCTGAACAGACAGTAAAGAGTCAAAGTGATTATCGAACTCGATTGAATGCTTCAATAGAGTGTGCTCGTTTTTTGTTGCACCAAGGACTTCCATTTCGTGGCCATGATGAATGTGAATGTTCAAGCAACCAAGGAAATTATCTAGAGCTCTTGCATTTCCTTTCCAGAAACAATGAAGCTATTAAAAGAGTTACTTTCAGTGAAGCTCTTAAACATAACAAATTGACTTCTCCAGATATTC AAGACATTACTCAAGCTGCTGCAGAGGAGATTACAAATGTGATTATCAAAGATCTAGGTGAgtcattattttcaattttaattgatgagTCACGTGACATATCAATCAAGGAACAAATGGCAGTTGTTATACGATATGTAGACAACAATGGACATATAATTGAACATTTTCTTGGCATTCAACATGTGTCAGATACAACTGCTAGTTCACTCAAGGCAGCTATTGAAGCTTTGTTTTCTAAACATGGGTTAAGTATATCAAGATTGCGTGGTCAGGGATATGATGGAGCTAGTAACATGCGAGGTGAATTCAATGGCTTGAAAGCACTTATTCTAAATAACAATCCAAGtgcatattatgtacattgTTTTGCTCATAGACTTCAATTGACTCTTGTGGCTGTTACAAAGAAGCATAATGAAGTTGGAGatgtcttcaattttatttctagcaTTATAAACATAGTTGGAGCATCATGTAAAATGATGGAGGtgattagagaaaaacaatatgcTAGAATTATTGAAGGACTTGAAAATA TTGCAATGTTTTCATCAGTTCTTGATGTGCTTGAGATTATAAGGGAGGATGGGATGAACTCAGAACAAAGAACGAAAGCGATTGTTTTAATAG cattacaaagaaaagatcaaGACATAGAAAATGCTAtgagtttattgaaaacatcaaaGGAAC AATCTTTACTGGAAGAAGTGTCATCTTTTTGCATCAAACATGATATTGATATTCTAAACATGGATGATGAGTACAAGCTTCGTGGGCGTTCAAGGCGAAAATCTCAAGGGATTACAAACTTACACCATTTTCGTTATGAATTGTTTAACAATATCATTGACATACAACTTACTGAATTGGATGATCGTTTTACCGAGACGAGTATGGAGTTACTTCTTTGTGTAGCATGTTTAAGCCCAAATGACTCTTTCTCTACtttcaacaaagaaaagctTATTCGTCTTGCTCTTTTTTATCCTAGTGAATTCTCTATAGTGGACCTTATGGTACTTGGTGATCAACTTGATACGTATATTATTGATCTACGTGGTGATGATGAGTTCTCTGGTATTGAAGGTATTGCTAGTCTTGCAgagaaaatggtaaaaacaaagaagaatttgaTATTTCCATTGGTATATATGCTTATCAAATTGTCATTACTTCTACCAGTTACAACTGCTACAGTGGAGAGAGTTTTTTCTGCTATGCATATTGTCAAGAGTAGATTGCGGAACAAGATGGGAGATAAGTGGATGAATGATAGTTTGGTTGTATACATTGAGAAAGATATCTTCGATAAGATTGATAATGAAGCTATTATGAAGCGGTttcaaaaatatgaaaataacttgaagagaacaattataatttaa